From Acinetobacter suaedae, one genomic window encodes:
- a CDS encoding MotA/TolQ/ExbB proton channel family protein translates to MWELVKAGGWLMLPLILSSIFTVAIIIERYIRLKRSQVLPQALLVKGADVEDVVLTLEQPEISHSALGRILKSGYDSRDQGEQFACAQMEATASGEIAYLERNINFLGTLGAIAPLLGLLGTVLGIIEAFLVVDVGSAGNASMMMPGISTALITTAVGMLIAIPAMIAYRYFQRVVHEYTAELEQQSTLFHAALFYKKTLQIQEHRRAS, encoded by the coding sequence ATGTGGGAACTTGTTAAGGCAGGTGGTTGGTTAATGCTGCCGCTTATTCTCTCATCAATTTTTACGGTTGCCATCATTATCGAGCGTTATATCCGTTTGAAACGCTCACAAGTTTTACCGCAAGCGCTGTTGGTTAAAGGGGCTGATGTAGAAGATGTTGTTTTGACCCTTGAACAGCCAGAAATCAGTCATAGTGCGTTGGGGCGAATTTTAAAATCTGGATATGATTCCCGAGATCAAGGGGAGCAATTTGCTTGTGCCCAAATGGAAGCCACCGCTTCAGGAGAAATTGCATATCTTGAAAGAAATATAAATTTCTTAGGAACATTGGGGGCGATTGCGCCATTACTTGGTTTGTTGGGCACGGTTCTCGGTATTATTGAGGCATTTTTGGTTGTTGATGTGGGCTCGGCTGGAAATGCGAGTATGATGATGCCTGGAATTTCGACAGCTTTGATTACAACGGCTGTGGGGATGTTAATCGCAATTCCTGCGATGATTGCATATCGCTATTTTCAGCGTGTTGTGCATGAATATACTGCTGAGTTAGAACAACAATCAACATTGTTCCATGCTGCTCTTTTTTATAAAAAGACATTACAAATTCAAGAACATCGTCGTGCCAGTTGA
- the rsmG gene encoding 16S rRNA (guanine(527)-N(7))-methyltransferase RsmG produces MHPFFQELKQGSQALGLSLSEEALTLLLKYQDALVLWNKAYNLTAIREPKEMLVKHLLDSLSVLNDLPAGRLLDVGTGGGMPGMIIALCQPERNCVLLDSNGKKIRFLKQFIADLGLTNVIAVQTRVENKDSITELGHFDVITSRAFASLTDFVNAAQPYMHKQSIIAAMKGLIPEDEVEQMKDEYSCKIIELRVPRLDEQRHLLLLQRIQ; encoded by the coding sequence ATGCATCCTTTTTTTCAAGAATTAAAGCAAGGAAGTCAAGCCTTAGGTTTAAGTCTAAGTGAAGAAGCCCTAACACTCTTGTTGAAATATCAAGATGCTTTGGTGCTATGGAATAAGGCATATAATCTAACAGCTATTCGTGAGCCTAAAGAAATGTTGGTTAAACATTTATTGGATAGTTTAAGTGTCTTAAATGATTTACCTGCTGGGCGTTTGTTAGATGTGGGCACTGGTGGTGGTATGCCAGGCATGATCATTGCATTGTGTCAGCCAGAGCGTAATTGTGTGCTGCTAGATTCAAATGGAAAGAAAATTCGGTTTTTGAAACAGTTTATCGCAGACCTAGGTCTTACAAATGTAATTGCAGTGCAAACGCGTGTTGAAAATAAAGACAGTATTACTGAACTTGGTCATTTCGATGTCATTACAAGTCGTGCATTTGCATCGCTGACTGATTTTGTTAATGCTGCACAACCATATATGCATAAACAAAGTATTATTGCTGCGATGAAAGGTCTTATTCCTGAAGATGAAGTTGAGCAGATGAAAGATGAGTATTCTTGTAAAATCATTGAACTTCGTGTGCCAAGACTGGATGAGCAACGTCACTTGCTGTTACTTCAACGTATTCAATAA
- the kdsB gene encoding 3-deoxy-manno-octulosonate cytidylyltransferase, which yields MKHIVIPARFASSRLPAKPLLLIHGRPMILRVVDQAKKVDGFDDLCVATDDPRIAEVCRAEGVDVILTSADHPSGTDRLSEVARIKGWSEDDIIVNVQGDEPLLPAQLVKQVAQLLVDNPQCSMSTLCEPILHLDEFQRDSIVKVVMSNRNEALYFSRATIPYDRDGSKQANVQLHGQAFRHLGLYAYRVKLLQEYVTWQQGKLEVLESLEQLRVLENGHRIAIAVAEANLPPGVDTQADLDRLNAMPVSAFE from the coding sequence ATGAAACATATCGTTATACCTGCTCGTTTCGCGAGCTCTCGTTTACCTGCTAAGCCACTATTGCTGATTCATGGTCGCCCAATGATTTTGCGCGTAGTTGATCAGGCTAAAAAGGTTGATGGTTTTGATGATCTATGTGTAGCGACAGACGATCCTCGTATTGCTGAGGTATGCCGTGCCGAAGGTGTGGATGTTATTCTAACTAGTGCAGATCATCCTTCTGGTACAGATCGTTTGAGTGAAGTTGCACGTATCAAAGGTTGGTCGGAAGACGATATTATTGTGAATGTTCAGGGTGATGAACCTTTGCTTCCTGCGCAACTTGTTAAACAAGTTGCACAATTGCTTGTAGATAATCCTCAATGTTCAATGTCGACTTTATGTGAGCCAATTCTGCACTTAGATGAATTCCAGCGAGATAGTATTGTTAAAGTTGTGATGTCAAATCGTAATGAGGCGCTTTACTTTAGTCGTGCAACGATTCCTTATGATCGTGATGGTTCTAAGCAAGCTAATGTTCAATTGCATGGTCAAGCATTTCGTCATTTAGGTTTATATGCATATCGCGTTAAGCTGTTGCAAGAATATGTAACATGGCAACAAGGTAAATTGGAGGTTTTAGAGAGTTTAGAGCAATTGCGTGTTTTAGAGAATGGTCACCGTATTGCGATTGCTGTTGCTGAAGCTAACCTACCACCGGGTGTTGATACACAAGCTGATTTGGATCGACTTAATGCGATGCCAGTAAGTGCGTTTGAATAA
- the msbA gene encoding lipid A export permease/ATP-binding protein MsbA: MNQDFKVYLRLLAYLKSYWGVALFVLIGFSINAATEVSVAKLLKFIIDAIQEGSRENLNWFPALIVLLMFFRGIGLFLGGYFTAVISRRLVFSIRQEVYAKLLRLPSQYYLDNTSGHISSKLMYNVQQLTAASSDSIQTLVKDGLIVIGLLSYLFYTNWRLTLCIIVFMPVIGVLVRVAAKRMRKLSVQVQNTMGDVNHVVQETINGNSVVKSFTGEAFEQQRFYKSSEENLRRGLKMVVVQNINSPVVQLILSCAMAVILWLALRPQVFGDTSAGEFVAYITAAGLISKPVKNLTDINEKLQRGLAAAHSVFELLDLPEEENKGQLKPALKGNIRFDHANLQYSDGTHAIKDFSLEIKAGQTIALVGRSGAGKTSLVNMLPRFQELSRGQIYFDDTPIDQIELLSLRSQIAMVNQQVVLFNRSVRDNIAYGQLQDSSDEQVIAAAKAAYAHEFIMALPQGYDTILGAQGLNLSGGQRQRIAIARAILKDSPILILDEATSALDNESEYFIQQAFDEAMQGRTTIVIAHRLSTVENADLIVVMDKGQIIEQGTHTELLAKHGMYYQLHQRNFEEE, encoded by the coding sequence GTGAATCAAGATTTTAAGGTCTATTTGCGTCTTTTAGCTTATTTAAAATCTTATTGGGGCGTAGCCTTATTTGTATTGATTGGTTTTAGTATTAATGCTGCAACAGAAGTTTCTGTTGCAAAGCTTCTTAAATTTATTATTGATGCAATACAAGAAGGTAGTCGAGAAAACTTAAACTGGTTTCCTGCCTTGATTGTCTTGCTAATGTTTTTCCGAGGCATTGGTTTGTTCTTGGGTGGATATTTTACAGCTGTAATTTCGCGTAGATTGGTGTTTAGTATTCGTCAGGAAGTGTATGCAAAGCTACTCAGATTACCTTCTCAATACTATTTAGATAATACTTCTGGACATATTAGCTCTAAATTGATGTATAACGTCCAGCAGCTAACAGCAGCCTCTTCCGATTCAATACAAACCTTAGTGAAAGATGGTCTGATTGTTATTGGCTTATTGAGTTATTTATTTTATACCAATTGGCGTTTAACGCTTTGTATTATTGTATTTATGCCTGTGATTGGGGTATTGGTACGTGTTGCAGCAAAGCGTATGCGTAAACTTTCTGTTCAAGTACAAAACACCATGGGTGATGTGAACCATGTGGTTCAAGAAACCATCAATGGTAATTCTGTGGTGAAAAGTTTTACTGGTGAGGCTTTTGAACAGCAACGTTTTTATAAGTCTTCTGAAGAAAACTTACGTCGCGGTTTGAAAATGGTGGTCGTTCAGAATATTAATAGCCCCGTGGTGCAGTTAATTTTATCATGTGCAATGGCGGTCATTCTTTGGTTGGCATTGCGTCCACAGGTATTTGGTGACACATCTGCTGGAGAGTTTGTTGCATATATTACGGCTGCAGGTTTAATTTCTAAACCAGTGAAAAACTTGACTGATATTAATGAAAAATTACAGCGTGGTCTTGCAGCTGCGCATTCGGTATTTGAGTTATTAGATTTACCTGAAGAAGAAAATAAGGGTCAATTAAAGCCTGCACTCAAGGGAAATATCCGTTTCGACCATGCTAATCTTCAGTATTCAGACGGTACGCATGCGATTAAAGATTTCTCGTTGGAAATCAAGGCTGGACAAACGATTGCTTTGGTTGGGCGCTCTGGAGCTGGGAAGACATCGTTAGTTAATATGCTGCCACGTTTCCAAGAGCTAAGTCGCGGTCAAATTTATTTTGATGACACGCCTATTGATCAAATAGAGCTTTTATCATTGCGTTCACAAATTGCTATGGTTAATCAGCAGGTCGTGTTATTTAATCGCTCAGTACGTGACAATATTGCCTATGGACAATTGCAAGATTCAAGTGATGAACAAGTCATTGCTGCTGCTAAAGCTGCTTACGCACATGAGTTCATCATGGCATTACCACAAGGCTATGATACGATTTTGGGTGCACAAGGACTAAATTTATCTGGCGGTCAACGTCAACGTATTGCAATTGCACGCGCAATATTAAAAGATTCACCAATTTTGATTTTAGATGAGGCAACAAGTGCTTTAGATAATGAGTCTGAATATTTTATTCAGCAAGCATTTGATGAGGCAATGCAAGGTAGAACAACAATTGTTATCGCACACCGTCTTTCTACGGTTGAGAACGCTGATTTGATTGTTGTTATGGATAAAGGGCAAATTATAGAGCAAGGAACGCATACTGAATTGCTAGCAAAACACGGGATGTATTATCAACTACATCAACGTAATTTTGAGGAAGAGTAA
- a CDS encoding ParA family protein, with product MAQIIAIANQKGGVGKTTTAVNLAASLAILKKRVLLVDMDSQGNATMGSGIQKNDLLYTVADVLLGEVPIETAIQKAEVGYKVLGANRELAGVELTIAEQDGREFILKNALQEIDASFDYIIVDCAPSLSLITVNALAAVNGVIIPMQCEYYALEGLADLTQTIDRIQKALNPNLEIVGVLRTMYDARNALTRDVSAELEQYFGKKLYETVIPRNVRLAEAPAHGLPVIYFEKSSKGAVAYLNLAAEMLKKSKVKKGSAV from the coding sequence ATGGCTCAGATTATAGCAATTGCAAACCAAAAAGGTGGTGTAGGGAAAACCACGACAGCGGTAAATCTTGCTGCTTCTTTGGCGATCTTAAAAAAACGTGTCTTGTTGGTCGATATGGACTCTCAAGGGAATGCGACGATGGGGTCTGGCATTCAAAAGAATGATTTACTTTATACTGTAGCAGATGTGCTTTTGGGTGAGGTACCAATCGAGACAGCGATACAGAAAGCAGAAGTTGGTTACAAAGTCTTAGGTGCAAACCGTGAACTTGCAGGGGTTGAGCTTACTATTGCAGAACAGGATGGGCGTGAGTTTATTCTAAAAAATGCTTTGCAAGAAATTGATGCGTCATTTGACTATATTATTGTAGATTGTGCACCTAGCCTTAGTCTGATTACTGTAAATGCATTAGCTGCAGTAAATGGTGTCATCATTCCAATGCAATGTGAATATTATGCTTTGGAAGGATTAGCTGATTTAACACAAACGATTGATCGTATACAAAAAGCATTGAATCCAAACTTGGAAATTGTTGGTGTATTACGTACTATGTATGATGCTCGTAATGCGCTGACTCGAGATGTATCTGCTGAGTTGGAACAATATTTTGGTAAAAAGTTGTACGAAACAGTAATTCCTCGAAATGTCAGACTCGCTGAAGCACCCGCACATGGTTTGCCTGTGATTTATTTTGAAAAAAGTTCGAAAGGTGCTGTTGCCTATCTGAATTTGGCTGCCGAAATGTTGAAGAAAAGTAAAGTGAAAAAAGGAAGTGCTGTATGA
- the lpxK gene encoding tetraacyldisaccharide 4'-kinase, translated as MSMAQRIQDAWNRQASWLIVLRPLAWLYRLGFCLNKSLYAIGLKKVYKAPVPVMVIGNITVGGSGKTPLLIELVKHLQQQGIRVGVISRGYGGHGPFPAIVDQNSTPSEVGDEPCLIVQSTHVPMAVGANRQASIELLLNATQLDLIISDDGLQHWALERQIEWIVLDQNRGLGNEKLLPEGYLREPKSRLQKSTVIQHTRSADSERNMHLGVGEPYLLNSSLQGNWFDVNQYFNAVVGIGFPQRFYQTLKTLGVHQFQAHEFPDHHEYEIEDLIFDSNDAIITTEKDAVKFKQLLEQYPDFSTPIWVIPVKAILSPDCYDLLKQQLQQIGIQFS; from the coding sequence ATGTCCATGGCGCAACGTATACAGGATGCTTGGAACCGACAGGCTTCATGGTTAATCGTATTGCGTCCATTAGCATGGCTATATCGGTTAGGTTTTTGCCTAAATAAAAGTTTATACGCAATCGGTCTGAAGAAAGTTTATAAAGCACCTGTGCCAGTCATGGTCATTGGTAATATTACGGTAGGTGGTAGTGGTAAAACACCATTATTGATCGAGTTGGTGAAGCATTTACAGCAGCAGGGTATTCGAGTTGGTGTGATTAGTCGAGGTTATGGCGGTCATGGACCTTTTCCCGCGATTGTTGACCAAAACTCTACTCCTTCAGAAGTTGGGGATGAACCTTGTTTGATCGTCCAATCCACTCATGTGCCGATGGCTGTAGGGGCGAACCGTCAAGCCTCAATTGAACTGTTATTAAACGCCACTCAACTTGATCTGATTATTAGCGATGATGGTTTGCAGCATTGGGCTCTAGAACGTCAAATTGAATGGATCGTTTTAGATCAGAATCGTGGTCTTGGAAATGAAAAATTATTACCAGAAGGTTATTTGCGCGAACCTAAATCTCGATTGCAAAAGAGTACAGTGATTCAACATACCAGAAGTGCTGATTCTGAAAGAAATATGCATTTAGGTGTTGGTGAACCTTATTTACTTAATTCCAGCCTTCAGGGGAATTGGTTTGATGTAAATCAGTATTTTAATGCAGTTGTTGGTATTGGCTTTCCTCAACGATTTTATCAAACCTTAAAGACGCTAGGTGTTCATCAATTTCAGGCACATGAGTTTCCTGATCATCATGAGTATGAAATTGAGGATTTAATATTTGATTCGAATGATGCAATCATTACGACTGAGAAGGATGCTGTGAAATTTAAACAATTGCTAGAACAATATCCTGACTTTAGTACACCGATTTGGGTCATTCCAGTTAAAGCTATTTTATCACCTGATTGCTACGATTTGCTAAAGCAACAGTTACAACAAATTGGTATCCAATTTTCTTAG
- a CDS encoding ParB/RepB/Spo0J family partition protein: MSIKKRGLAKGRGLDALLGSIQKEKLQLEAQALDHGQLKQIDVNLLKRGEYQPRRFIQEQDLQELASSIEKHGVMQPIVIRPVDDEQYPYEIIAGERRWRAAQLAGLTEIPAIVRELNDQVAIALALIENIQRQDLNPIDQALALQRFHDEFGLSHQEIAETVGKARATVSNLLRLLSLADPIKAFMQQGQLDMGHARAILSLKAKDQMDVAKIVIEKGLSVRQTEQLVRERNEPKPEKEKAMVSPDIEQLTQKLSERFGANVKIDHNQKGKGKMVIHYHSLDELDGILNICLPN; this comes from the coding sequence ATGAGCATCAAAAAACGCGGATTGGCTAAAGGTCGTGGTTTAGATGCGCTACTGGGTTCAATTCAGAAAGAAAAGTTGCAACTTGAAGCACAAGCCTTGGATCATGGCCAACTCAAGCAAATTGATGTGAATTTATTAAAGCGTGGTGAATATCAACCTCGTCGTTTTATTCAAGAGCAAGATCTTCAAGAGCTCGCATCATCAATTGAAAAGCATGGTGTGATGCAGCCTATAGTGATTCGTCCAGTAGACGATGAACAGTATCCATATGAAATTATTGCTGGTGAGCGCCGTTGGCGTGCAGCACAATTGGCAGGGTTGACTGAAATTCCTGCAATTGTACGTGAGCTGAATGACCAAGTAGCGATTGCATTAGCATTAATTGAAAATATTCAGCGTCAAGATCTAAATCCAATCGATCAAGCTCTCGCTTTGCAACGTTTTCATGACGAGTTTGGTTTAAGTCATCAGGAAATTGCTGAGACAGTGGGTAAGGCGCGTGCAACAGTAAGTAATTTATTGCGTTTGCTTAGTCTAGCAGACCCAATTAAAGCGTTTATGCAACAAGGTCAACTTGACATGGGACATGCACGTGCGATCTTGAGTCTAAAAGCAAAAGATCAAATGGACGTTGCAAAGATCGTTATTGAAAAAGGTTTGTCGGTACGCCAAACTGAACAATTGGTGCGTGAGAGGAATGAACCCAAACCTGAAAAGGAGAAAGCAATGGTTTCTCCTGATATTGAACAATTGACCCAAAAATTATCAGAGCGTTTTGGGGCAAATGTTAAAATTGACCATAATCAAAAAGGTAAAGGGAAAATGGTCATTCATTATCACTCATTGGATGAGTTGGATGGAATTTTAAATATTTGTTTGCCAAACTGA
- the murU gene encoding N-acetylmuramate alpha-1-phosphate uridylyltransferase MurU yields the protein MKAMILAAGLGNRMRPLTLHTPKPLLEVGGKPLIVWHIEKLQKVGVTEIVINTAWLGDKLVAALGDGSQFGVTILWSHEGEGLETAGGIINALPLLGNEPFILVNGDVWTTMDFAPLLDIGLGAKQAHLVLVDNPPQHLKGDFILANDLAYTFEQEQLGEALTYSGVAVLAPQMFAGLEHGKRPLAPLLKEAMSAGQVSAEKLQGVWVDVGTPERLKQLDQQIQQGLFA from the coding sequence ATGAAAGCGATGATTCTAGCCGCTGGTTTGGGTAATCGTATGCGCCCACTAACTTTGCATACCCCAAAGCCTTTGTTGGAGGTTGGTGGTAAACCACTGATTGTCTGGCATATTGAAAAACTGCAAAAGGTGGGTGTCACTGAAATTGTGATCAATACAGCTTGGTTGGGTGATAAGCTTGTTGCCGCTTTAGGTGACGGTTCCCAATTTGGTGTGACGATCTTGTGGTCGCACGAAGGTGAGGGTCTGGAAACAGCTGGTGGTATCATCAATGCTTTGCCATTGCTGGGTAATGAACCTTTCATTTTGGTGAATGGTGATGTTTGGACCACTATGGATTTTGCACCATTGTTAGATATTGGATTAGGGGCTAAACAGGCACATTTAGTTTTAGTGGATAATCCACCACAGCATTTAAAAGGCGATTTCATCCTAGCAAATGATTTGGCTTATACTTTTGAGCAAGAGCAGTTGGGAGAAGCCTTAACCTATAGTGGTGTGGCTGTTTTGGCGCCACAAATGTTTGCTGGGCTAGAACATGGCAAGCGGCCATTGGCGCCGTTGTTAAAAGAAGCAATGTCAGCGGGGCAGGTTTCAGCTGAAAAACTGCAAGGTGTCTGGGTGGATGTGGGAACGCCAGAGCGATTAAAGCAATTAGATCAGCAAATTCAACAAGGCTTGTTTGCTTAG
- a CDS encoding DNA polymerase III subunit delta' — protein sequence MIDDTQATTIFPWHQQTWKLLSSRFPDLGHGLLFYGKKGCAKDEFTARFVAWVLCLNKQPESACGECSSCQWLKSDTHPNYVHITTDEDNKKQNAKIKIEKIRDLLPFVQQTGEGWRVVVIEPAEALNTASANALLKTLEEPGEKVVLILLADHYLKLPATIRSRLQHFALDRLNSQEAELYIQQQIPAITQNQISLLLNLANDMPLTAVEIEKSDWLQKRSQFVSDWLKLVAEKNMPLSYVNKWSKELNFSEFMIMFEYLLGDLIAFKLKQSLRNVDLDFQELERHYQLDDLFNIYSDLQQKKLMVAQNVQAQLIMDELFIQLMNA from the coding sequence ATGATAGACGATACACAGGCAACAACAATTTTTCCTTGGCATCAACAGACTTGGAAGCTACTTAGTTCGAGATTTCCTGATCTTGGACATGGGTTATTGTTTTATGGCAAAAAAGGTTGTGCGAAAGATGAGTTTACAGCTCGTTTTGTTGCTTGGGTTTTATGTTTGAACAAACAGCCTGAATCAGCATGCGGGGAGTGTAGTAGCTGTCAGTGGTTAAAATCTGATACTCACCCAAACTATGTGCATATCACGACGGATGAGGATAATAAAAAGCAGAATGCTAAAATTAAAATAGAAAAAATACGTGATTTACTCCCATTTGTACAACAAACAGGTGAAGGTTGGCGTGTAGTTGTAATTGAGCCTGCGGAAGCTTTAAATACAGCCTCTGCAAATGCATTATTAAAAACTTTGGAAGAGCCTGGTGAAAAGGTTGTTTTGATTTTACTTGCTGATCATTATTTAAAATTACCAGCCACAATTCGTAGTCGATTACAACATTTTGCTTTAGATCGGTTGAATTCTCAGGAAGCTGAATTGTATATACAGCAGCAAATCCCAGCAATTACACAAAATCAAATTTCTTTGCTGCTGAATCTGGCAAACGATATGCCGTTGACGGCAGTTGAAATTGAAAAGAGTGATTGGCTACAAAAACGATCTCAATTTGTTAGTGATTGGTTGAAGTTAGTTGCTGAAAAAAATATGCCTTTAAGCTATGTAAATAAATGGTCAAAAGAACTGAATTTTTCAGAATTCATGATTATGTTTGAATATTTGTTGGGAGATTTAATTGCTTTTAAGCTTAAGCAATCACTAAGAAATGTGGATTTAGATTTTCAAGAACTTGAAAGACATTATCAACTAGACGACTTATTTAATATTTATAGTGATTTGCAGCAAAAGAAATTGATGGTTGCCCAAAATGTACAAGCACAATTGATTATGGATGAGCTTTTTATACAACTTATGAATGCATAG
- a CDS encoding PilZ domain-containing protein translates to MQQQMMGGIIQVNIPDKATLQSSYMPFVVGGGLFVPTKQTVKMGQEVFILATLPEQVQKIPLTGKVIWISHKQTHFKPQGFAIQLVGEKGVYYKNEAERILAGSKALERPSYTM, encoded by the coding sequence ATGCAGCAGCAAATGATGGGCGGGATTATACAAGTCAATATTCCAGACAAAGCAACTTTGCAATCAAGTTATATGCCATTTGTTGTAGGTGGAGGATTATTTGTTCCAACTAAACAAACAGTCAAAATGGGGCAGGAAGTATTTATTCTCGCAACACTACCAGAACAAGTACAAAAAATCCCACTTACCGGTAAGGTGATTTGGATTTCACATAAGCAAACACATTTTAAACCGCAAGGCTTTGCGATCCAGTTGGTTGGAGAAAAAGGTGTGTATTATAAGAATGAAGCGGAAAGAATATTAGCTGGCTCTAAAGCTTTAGAGCGGCCAAGTTATACGATGTAA
- a CDS encoding aminoglycoside phosphotransferase family protein: MNTQREQLIQTWLQATLQSDQFEINFLAGDASFRRYARITLQNKTYMLMDAPPEKEDCAPFVNIDEFFDKNGVRVPHIVAKDLTLGLLLLEDFGDVVLSTLLNDQTVDDYYAQSFKQLIELQQIDGQEYLPAYSYEKLMTEMRLLTEWMLPSLNIQPTEQQLETIEQAFDFLAIEATQQPQVIVHRDFHSRNLMKIENEQELGVIDFQDAVIGADTYDLISITRDAYVQWNAERVYQWFEVFYNLLPASAKENRSFEQFKRDADLMAIQRHIKILGIFVRLFERDGKSGYLKDLPRVMWYLLEESQGYDELNDFMQFIRDVVMPKFIAKYGDYEVAA; the protein is encoded by the coding sequence ATGAATACACAACGTGAACAATTGATACAAACTTGGCTTCAAGCCACTCTCCAATCTGATCAATTCGAGATCAACTTCTTAGCAGGAGATGCAAGCTTTCGTCGTTATGCGCGAATTACGTTACAAAACAAAACATATATGCTCATGGACGCGCCGCCTGAAAAAGAAGATTGTGCACCATTTGTAAATATCGATGAGTTCTTTGACAAGAATGGTGTGCGTGTCCCGCATATCGTTGCCAAAGATCTGACATTGGGTTTGTTGTTGTTGGAAGATTTTGGTGATGTTGTGCTATCCACATTATTGAATGATCAGACTGTAGACGACTATTATGCTCAAAGCTTTAAGCAACTGATCGAGCTGCAACAAATTGATGGACAGGAATATTTACCCGCTTATTCTTATGAAAAGCTGATGACTGAAATGCGTTTACTTACTGAGTGGATGTTACCTTCATTAAATATTCAGCCGACAGAACAGCAATTAGAAACGATTGAGCAAGCATTTGACTTTCTTGCGATTGAAGCAACTCAACAGCCACAAGTGATTGTACATCGTGATTTTCATAGTCGTAATCTGATGAAAATTGAAAATGAACAAGAACTGGGAGTTATTGATTTTCAGGATGCGGTAATTGGTGCAGACACTTATGATCTGATTTCGATTACCCGTGATGCTTATGTACAGTGGAATGCTGAACGTGTGTATCAATGGTTTGAAGTGTTCTATAACTTATTACCAGCTTCAGCTAAAGAAAACCGCAGTTTCGAGCAGTTTAAACGTGATGCTGACCTAATGGCGATTCAACGCCATATCAAGATTCTAGGTATCTTTGTGCGTTTGTTCGAACGTGATGGTAAATCGGGCTATCTAAAAGATTTGCCAAGAGTGATGTGGTACTTACTCGAAGAAAGCCAAGGTTATGATGAGTTGAATGACTTTATGCAATTTATCCGTGATGTAGTCATGCCGAAGTTTATTGCTAAATATGGTGATTATGAGGTTGCAGCATAA
- a CDS encoding ExbD/TolR family protein, protein MKFKRAQVEDIHINLTPMIDCMLFILVFLLLSTTFSQQSRINLTLPDAQGVPPKQFDHKIEIMVDSKGHYSVNGQAMASKEIADLSTAVKQIAQDRRDFMFVIAADANAAHQDVIRAMDVAGQLGFVNVNISTKVPTRGFTE, encoded by the coding sequence ATGAAATTTAAGCGCGCTCAAGTTGAAGATATTCATATAAATTTGACACCAATGATTGACTGCATGTTATTTATTTTGGTGTTCTTATTGCTTTCTACAACGTTTAGTCAGCAAAGTCGTATCAATTTGACATTGCCTGATGCTCAAGGCGTTCCACCGAAACAATTCGATCACAAAATTGAAATAATGGTAGACTCAAAAGGGCATTATTCTGTGAACGGCCAAGCTATGGCGAGTAAAGAGATTGCTGATCTGAGTACTGCGGTTAAGCAGATTGCTCAAGATCGTCGAGATTTTATGTTTGTGATTGCTGCTGATGCAAATGCTGCGCACCAAGATGTTATCCGCGCTATGGATGTGGCGGGGCAACTGGGTTTTGTCAATGTCAATATTAGCACTAAAGTTCCAACGAGAGGTTTTACTGAGTGA